A stretch of the Massilia sp. W12 genome encodes the following:
- the udk gene encoding uridine kinase yields the protein MNKPFIIGIAGGSGSGKTTVTQQVLSTIGENLVTVLIQDNYYCDEPHLPFEQRLKTNYDHPDAFDWPLLIAHLEALQRGESVAMPTYDFTRYQRAEQSVMLNAAPVIVLEGLFPLYDARLRDMMSLKIFVDTDADVRFIRRLRRDIAERGRTTESVITQYLATVRPMYNQFIEPTRRYADVILPHGANVAAVDMIVTKVASLIDDECPT from the coding sequence ATGAACAAGCCTTTTATCATCGGCATCGCCGGCGGCAGCGGCAGCGGTAAAACCACCGTCACGCAGCAGGTGTTGTCCACCATAGGCGAGAATCTGGTCACGGTGCTGATCCAGGACAATTATTATTGCGACGAGCCGCATCTGCCCTTTGAGCAAAGGCTCAAGACCAATTACGATCACCCGGACGCCTTTGATTGGCCGCTCTTGATCGCGCATCTGGAAGCGCTGCAACGCGGCGAAAGCGTGGCCATGCCGACCTATGATTTCACGCGCTATCAACGGGCCGAGCAAAGCGTGATGCTCAACGCCGCGCCGGTGATCGTGCTGGAAGGTTTATTCCCCCTGTATGACGCGCGTTTGCGCGACATGATGTCGCTCAAAATCTTTGTCGATACCGATGCCGATGTGCGCTTCATCCGCCGCCTGCGGCGCGATATCGCCGAGCGTGGCCGCACCACTGAGAGCGTAATCACACAATATCTGGCCACAGTGCGCCCGATGTATAACCAATTCATCGAACCGACGCGGCGCTATGCCGATGTGATTTTGCCGCATGGCGCGAATGTGGCGGCGGTGGATATGATTGTGACCAAGGTGGCCAGCCTGATCGACGACGAATGCCCGACCTGA
- a CDS encoding alpha/beta fold hydrolase, whose protein sequence is MSQARHLFCLPYAGGIAQSIYARWQQYLPHLRVHPLDIAGHGRRYTEAFDADLAGAAQDICRKITAHLAQHGGTWMLYGHSMGSMLAYETLAAAHAAGLPGPEVCFLSGRNPLHVPRNRREIHELPDEEFLQEIQQLGGTSQRFFENPELVQMFLPVLRSDYRLVERWRLQQTPHISSAPLVFFSSADDTLLDHGRLHEWQNYSSQPLHIEHFAGDHFFLLPQAEQVCARIASCLQKLAAQTAA, encoded by the coding sequence ATGTCACAAGCACGCCATTTATTTTGTCTGCCGTATGCCGGCGGCATTGCACAGTCGATTTACGCCCGCTGGCAACAATATTTGCCGCATTTGCGGGTCCACCCCTTGGATATCGCCGGCCACGGGCGACGCTATACAGAAGCCTTTGATGCCGACCTGGCCGGGGCGGCGCAAGACATTTGCCGCAAGATCACAGCACATTTGGCGCAACATGGCGGAACTTGGATGCTGTACGGCCACAGCATGGGCAGCATGCTGGCCTATGAGACGCTCGCCGCCGCACACGCCGCCGGCTTGCCGGGGCCGGAAGTTTGTTTTCTTTCCGGACGCAATCCGCTGCATGTGCCGCGCAATCGACGCGAAATTCACGAGTTGCCGGATGAAGAGTTTTTGCAGGAAATCCAGCAACTTGGCGGCACTTCGCAGCGTTTTTTTGAAAATCCTGAATTAGTGCAAATGTTTTTGCCGGTTTTGCGCAGCGATTACCGCCTGGTGGAGCGCTGGCGGCTGCAACAAACCCCGCATATCAGCAGCGCGCCCCTGGTGTTTTTCAGCAGCGCCGACGACACCTTGCTTGATCACGGGCGTTTGCATGAATGGCAAAACTATTCCAGTCAGCCGCTGCACATCGAGCATTTTGCAGGCGATCATTTCTTTTTATTGCCGCAGGCGGAACAGGTGTGCGCGCGGATTGCCAGTTGTTTGCAGAAATTAGCGGCGCAAACTGCCGCTTGA
- the dinB gene encoding DNA polymerase IV, which translates to MNLPQRKIIHCDCDCFFAAVEMRDNPALRDVPLAIGGSAEQRGVIATCNYVARRFGVHSAQPTSQALQLCPNLVLLRGDMEKYRQASRQIMAIYQDYTALVEPLSLDEAYLDVSQCSAHHGSATLIAQEIRARVRQQVGITVSAGVAPNKFLAKIASDWNKPDGLFVIKPQDVAEFVAVLPVEKLFGVGKVTAAKLRQQGFLTCADLQRASLMQLRMQFGSMGERLYELSRGQDTRAVSIDDGRKSVSVEETFTPDLRNLAQAEQELPALFAQLLRRIARADASHLIEKLYIKLRFNDFRITTVECGGQAPDLAQYRHLLALGYARKRLPMRLLGLGVRLHAPGGGVQLELFPRDMAMATLTEEKS; encoded by the coding sequence GTGAATCTCCCTCAGCGCAAAATCATCCATTGCGATTGCGATTGTTTTTTCGCAGCAGTTGAAATGCGCGACAACCCGGCTTTGCGCGATGTGCCGCTGGCGATAGGCGGCAGCGCGGAACAACGCGGCGTGATCGCCACCTGCAATTATGTGGCGCGCCGCTTTGGCGTGCATTCCGCGCAACCCACCTCACAAGCCTTGCAACTCTGCCCGAATCTGGTCTTATTGCGTGGCGATATGGAAAAATACCGCCAGGCCTCACGCCAGATCATGGCGATTTATCAGGATTACACCGCACTGGTCGAACCGCTTTCGCTTGACGAGGCATATCTGGACGTCAGCCAATGCAGCGCGCACCACGGCAGCGCCACCTTGATCGCACAGGAAATCCGCGCACGGGTGCGGCAACAAGTCGGCATCACCGTATCCGCCGGCGTGGCGCCGAATAAATTTCTGGCCAAAATCGCCAGCGACTGGAATAAACCGGACGGCCTGTTCGTGATCAAACCGCAAGATGTGGCGGAATTTGTCGCCGTGCTGCCGGTGGAAAAACTGTTTGGGGTGGGCAAAGTGACGGCGGCCAAGTTGCGGCAACAGGGTTTTTTGACCTGCGCCGATTTGCAGCGCGCCAGCCTGATGCAATTGCGCATGCAATTCGGCAGTATGGGCGAACGCCTGTATGAATTGAGCCGGGGCCAGGATACGCGCGCGGTCTCGATTGACGATGGAAGAAAATCAGTCAGCGTGGAGGAAACCTTTACCCCTGATCTGCGCAATCTGGCCCAGGCCGAACAGGAATTGCCGGCCCTGTTTGCGCAACTGTTGCGCCGCATCGCGCGCGCTGACGCCAGCCATCTGATTGAGAAGCTGTATATCAAACTGCGCTTTAATGATTTCCGCATCACCACGGTCGAGTGCGGTGGCCAAGCCCCGGATCTGGCGCAATATCGCCATCTCTTGGCCCTGGGCTATGCCCGGAAACGCTTGCCGATGCGTTTGCTGGGCCTGGGCGTGCGCTTGCATGCGCCGGGCGGCGGCGTCCAGCTGGAATTATTTCCGCGCGATATGGCCATGGCCACCTTGACTGAGGAAAAAAGCTGA
- a CDS encoding DNA-3-methyladenine glycosylase I — MQRCSWANPANPLYLQYHDEEWGRPCHDETRLFEMLILEGAQAGLSWETVLNKRAHYRVAYDGWDVEKIAAYDDAKVAALLADPGIIRNRLKVAASIQNARAYLRLRQECGGLDAYIWGAVQGKPIINDGARFFTNTPLSDAISKDLQKRGFKFVGTTIIYAYLQAIGVVNDHQQGCFLCGQAF; from the coding sequence ATGCAACGCTGTTCCTGGGCCAATCCGGCCAACCCTCTTTACCTCCAATATCACGATGAAGAATGGGGCCGCCCCTGCCATGATGAAACACGGCTGTTTGAAATGCTGATTCTGGAAGGCGCGCAAGCCGGCCTGAGCTGGGAAACCGTGCTCAATAAGCGCGCCCATTATCGGGTGGCGTATGACGGCTGGGATGTGGAAAAAATCGCCGCCTATGACGACGCCAAAGTGGCGGCCCTGCTGGCGGATCCCGGCATCATCCGCAACCGCTTGAAAGTGGCGGCCAGTATTCAAAATGCGCGCGCCTATTTGCGCTTGCGGCAAGAATGCGGCGGTTTGGATGCATATATATGGGGCGCGGTGCAAGGCAAGCCCATCATCAATGACGGCGCGCGCTTTTTCACCAATACCCCGTTATCGGATGCGATTTCCAAAGATTTGCAAAAACGCGGCTTCAAATTTGTCGGAACCACGATCATCTACGCCTATCTGCAGGCAATCGGGGTGGTCAATGACCATCAGCAAGGCTGTTTTTTGTGCGGGCAAGCATTCTGA
- a CDS encoding redoxin family protein produces MKSSSWWLLAVGLASAGAGLYVAQREMDKLGQSAAAIKPASADTLQAQAVQKMFAMQLPDQDGKAQALAQWRGKPLLVNFWAPWCAPCVREMPALVKLRQDFAGKQLQVIGIGMDNAAAIKEFAAQRKIDLPLLVAGVEAAELSRELGNERGGLPYTVLIGADGRILKSHVGELKFDSLYQELQVFFGGLGAAPSAPGS; encoded by the coding sequence ATGAAGTCCTCCAGCTGGTGGTTGCTTGCGGTTGGTCTGGCCTCTGCCGGGGCCGGATTGTATGTGGCGCAGCGCGAAATGGATAAGCTGGGGCAAAGCGCCGCCGCCATCAAGCCGGCCAGCGCTGATACCCTGCAAGCGCAGGCGGTGCAAAAAATGTTCGCCATGCAATTGCCGGATCAGGATGGCAAAGCGCAGGCGCTGGCGCAATGGCGCGGCAAACCGCTGCTGGTGAATTTCTGGGCGCCGTGGTGCGCCCCTTGCGTGCGCGAAATGCCGGCCCTGGTCAAGCTGCGTCAGGATTTCGCCGGCAAACAGCTGCAAGTGATCGGCATCGGCATGGATAATGCGGCGGCCATCAAGGAATTCGCAGCGCAGCGCAAAATCGATTTGCCGCTGCTGGTGGCCGGCGTCGAGGCGGCGGAATTGTCGCGCGAACTGGGCAATGAACGCGGCGGCCTGCCCTATACCGTGCTGATCGGTGCGGACGGGCGGATTTTGAAAAGCCATGTGGGCGAATTGAAGTTCGATTCCTTATACCAGGAATTGCAAGTATTTTTTGGTGGACTGGGCGCGGCCCCAAGCGCGCCGGGTTCTTAG
- the aroQ gene encoding type II 3-dehydroquinate dehydratase, translating to MNKHVLLLNGPNLNLLGVREPQVYGAHTLADVELAAQRQAEAAGWRFSALQSNHEGVLIDRIHAARTEGINAIVINPGGLTHTSVALRDALAGVAIPFIEVHISNIHQRESFRHHSFISALAAGVLCGFGIDGYRLALDYVIQKY from the coding sequence ATGAACAAACATGTGTTATTGCTGAATGGGCCAAATCTCAATCTGCTTGGTGTGCGCGAGCCTCAGGTGTATGGCGCACACACGCTGGCGGATGTGGAATTGGCTGCGCAGCGGCAGGCTGAAGCCGCCGGCTGGCGTTTTTCCGCATTGCAAAGCAATCATGAAGGTGTGCTGATCGACCGCATTCATGCGGCGCGAACGGAAGGAATCAACGCCATTGTCATCAATCCGGGCGGCCTGACGCATACCAGCGTCGCGTTGCGCGATGCGTTGGCAGGGGTCGCCATTCCATTTATTGAGGTGCATATTTCGAATATCCATCAACGCGAAAGCTTCCGCCACCATTCGTTTATTTCAGCGCTGGCGGCAGGCGTGCTGTGCGGTTTCGGGATTGATGGCTATCGATTGGCGCTTGATTACGTAATACAGAAATACTGA
- the accB gene encoding acetyl-CoA carboxylase biotin carboxyl carrier protein, which yields MDLRKLKTLIDLVAESDIAELEVTEGESKVRIVKSSSLPQNQVVMLPQQSTPVIQAAAPIAGPAPGPTGSGQTANQLEPGHVVKSPMVGTFYRASAPGAAPFIDIGSQVKEGDTLCIIEAMKLLNEIDADISGTVTQILVENGQPVEFGQPLFVIS from the coding sequence ATGGATTTAAGAAAGCTCAAGACACTGATCGACCTGGTGGCCGAGTCCGATATCGCGGAGCTCGAAGTCACCGAAGGCGAAAGCAAGGTGCGTATCGTCAAGTCGTCCTCCTTGCCGCAAAACCAGGTCGTGATGTTGCCGCAGCAAAGCACCCCGGTAATCCAGGCTGCTGCGCCAATCGCCGGGCCGGCCCCTGGCCCGACCGGCAGCGGTCAGACCGCCAATCAACTGGAACCCGGCCATGTGGTGAAATCGCCCATGGTTGGCACTTTCTACCGTGCGTCCGCTCCGGGCGCCGCGCCCTTCATTGATATCGGCTCCCAAGTCAAAGAAGGCGATACCCTGTGCATCATCGAAGCGATGAAACTGCTCAATGAAATTGATGCCGACATCAGCGGCACAGTCACCCAAATCCTGGTGGAAAACGGGCAGCCGGTCGAGTTCGGCCAGCCGCTGTTTGTGATCAGCTGA
- the accC gene encoding acetyl-CoA carboxylase biotin carboxylase subunit: protein MFEKILIANRGEIALRIQRACRELGIKTVVVHSEADREAKYVKLADESVCIGPAPSAQSYLNMPAIISAAEVTDAEAIHPGYGFLSENADFAERVEQSGFVFIGPRPDSIRMMGDKVTAKQSMIKAGVPCVPGSDGALPDDPKAIIQIARKVGYPVLIKAAGGGGGRGMRVVHTEAALINAVTMTKAEAGAAFGNPEVYMEKYLENPRHVEIQILADEHKNAIWLGERDCSMQRRHQKVIEEAPAPGIARKLIERIGERCAEACRRIGYRGAGTFEFLYENGEFFFIEMNTRVQVEHPVTEMITGVDIVQEQIRIAAGEKLRYRQRDIQFNGHALECRINAEDPFKFTPSPGRITSWHAPGGPGVRVDSHAYTGYYVPPNYDSMVGKLITYAPTREQAIKRMQIALSEMVVEGILTNIPLHRELMLDARFIEGGTNIHYLEQKLANQPSFSKDK, encoded by the coding sequence ATGTTTGAAAAAATCCTCATCGCCAATCGTGGTGAAATCGCCTTGCGCATTCAGCGCGCGTGCCGCGAACTTGGCATCAAAACCGTCGTTGTGCATTCCGAGGCTGACCGTGAAGCCAAGTATGTCAAGCTGGCCGATGAATCGGTCTGCATCGGCCCGGCTCCCTCGGCGCAAAGCTATCTGAATATGCCGGCCATCATCAGCGCTGCCGAAGTGACAGACGCTGAAGCGATCCATCCGGGGTATGGCTTTTTGTCGGAAAACGCTGATTTCGCCGAGCGCGTTGAGCAATCCGGCTTTGTTTTCATCGGCCCGCGTCCGGATTCAATCCGCATGATGGGCGACAAAGTGACCGCCAAACAAAGCATGATCAAGGCCGGCGTGCCTTGCGTGCCAGGTTCGGATGGCGCGCTGCCGGACGACCCGAAAGCGATCATTCAGATTGCGCGCAAGGTCGGCTATCCGGTCTTGATCAAAGCCGCCGGCGGCGGCGGCGGGCGCGGCATGCGCGTGGTGCACACCGAAGCCGCCCTGATCAACGCCGTCACCATGACCAAGGCGGAAGCCGGGGCCGCATTCGGCAACCCGGAAGTGTATATGGAGAAATATCTGGAAAATCCGCGCCATGTGGAAATCCAGATTCTGGCCGACGAACATAAAAACGCGATCTGGCTGGGCGAACGCGACTGCTCGATGCAGCGCCGTCATCAGAAAGTGATTGAAGAAGCGCCCGCGCCGGGCATTGCGCGCAAGCTGATCGAGCGCATCGGCGAACGTTGCGCCGAAGCCTGCCGCCGCATCGGCTATCGCGGCGCCGGCACTTTTGAATTCCTGTATGAAAACGGCGAATTCTTCTTCATCGAAATGAACACCCGCGTGCAGGTCGAACATCCGGTGACAGAAATGATCACCGGGGTCGATATCGTGCAAGAGCAGATCCGCATCGCCGCCGGCGAAAAGCTGCGTTACCGCCAGCGCGACATCCAATTCAACGGCCACGCGCTGGAATGCCGCATCAATGCCGAAGACCCGTTCAAATTCACGCCCTCGCCGGGCCGCATCACTTCCTGGCATGCGCCGGGCGGGCCGGGGGTGCGGGTGGATTCGCACGCTTACACCGGCTACTATGTGCCGCCGAATTATGATTCGATGGTGGGCAAGCTGATCACCTATGCGCCGACGCGCGAACAGGCGATCAAGCGCATGCAAATCGCGCTCTCGGAAATGGTGGTGGAGGGGATTTTGACCAATATCCCGCTGCACCGTGAGCTGATGCTGGATGCGCGCTTCATCGAAGGCGGCACCAATATTCACTACCTGGAGCAAAAGCTGGCCAATCAGCCCAGCTTCTCCAAGGATAAATAA
- the prmA gene encoding 50S ribosomal protein L11 methyltransferase, whose translation MSWTEIVIEVALDQAESLSDALMEAGALSVSVEDADLDTDAERPLYGEPGMEIPVAAWEHSRVVALIEEGAEPAAILQEAAQALGLDPLPAWHTRVVEEQDWVRMTQAQFDPIHIGKNIWVVPSWHSAPDPQALVLELDPGLAFGTGSHPTTRLCMEWLESHAPRGKRVLDYGCGSGILAMVAHKLGAAQVIGVDIDPQAIIAAGENAARNHCQIAYYLPDDFAQAECGQLGQRYDVVVANILSSPLKLMAPMLAGRVAPGGQLTLSGVLARQAEEVAQAYAPYLKLEVWAELDGWVALSGRLPG comes from the coding sequence ATGAGCTGGACAGAAATTGTGATTGAAGTCGCGTTGGATCAGGCGGAAAGCCTGTCCGATGCGCTGATGGAAGCCGGCGCGCTCTCGGTTTCGGTGGAAGATGCAGATCTCGACACCGACGCCGAGCGCCCGCTGTATGGCGAGCCGGGCATGGAAATCCCGGTCGCAGCCTGGGAACACAGCCGGGTGGTGGCCTTGATCGAAGAGGGCGCCGAGCCGGCTGCGATTTTGCAAGAGGCGGCGCAAGCGCTGGGTCTTGATCCCTTGCCGGCCTGGCATACGCGCGTGGTGGAAGAACAGGATTGGGTGCGCATGACGCAAGCCCAATTCGATCCCATCCACATCGGCAAAAATATCTGGGTGGTGCCGAGCTGGCACAGCGCGCCCGATCCGCAGGCCCTGGTGCTGGAGCTTGACCCCGGTCTGGCTTTTGGCACCGGCAGCCATCCGACCACCCGTTTATGCATGGAATGGCTGGAAAGCCATGCGCCGCGCGGCAAGCGGGTGCTGGATTATGGTTGCGGTTCCGGGATTTTGGCGATGGTGGCGCACAAGCTTGGCGCAGCGCAAGTGATCGGCGTGGATATCGACCCGCAAGCGATTATCGCCGCCGGTGAAAACGCGGCACGCAACCACTGCCAGATTGCGTACTATCTGCCGGATGATTTCGCACAAGCTGAATGCGGCCAACTTGGCCAGCGCTATGATGTGGTGGTGGCGAATATTCTGTCATCGCCGCTGAAATTGATGGCGCCGATGTTGGCGGGCCGGGTCGCGCCCGGCGGCCAGCTCACCCTCTCCGGGGTGCTGGCGCGTCAGGCCGAAGAAGTGGCGCAAGCCTATGCTCCTTATCTCAAGCTTGAAGTATGGGCTGAGTTGGATGGCTGGGTCGCCTTGAGCGGACGTTTGCCGGGGTAA
- a CDS encoding zinc-ribbon and DUF3426 domain-containing protein has translation MALATRCPLCGAMFKVAQDQLKLRAGLVRCGACHQVFNGIENLVRPQGADNTAAPPHSAAAPAPAPVPAPPANRAAPALAAPVASDTPAQAPAQISQAVLRQPDPPHAAPPAPPPPPPPLPAPAPIPEPAPIPAPIPAPAPLPVPTPAPAPVSMPEPAPSHAPVPAPVQAPAPLPAPAAAPSPAAPIAAPPTPSAVAAARVDDWPDLTPPQTITLHALPDEEGEEDFFDSAPPPAADWRGHPEIRIEPHLDLSDMLPASPAPALSEASAIEPEPEARAASAQAEEQTPPHFAGHAEHVATPPETPAPAVFAAAAHDAPAASEQAPEQADSNAEDVPEFVKRERREQRMQRVLHPLLGFGVGLLIIGAAAQGIYAGRAQLAAHLPFTRPWLEQACQHLACSVGLPHNIKAITLEADELQTVPPLKNNYVFSTLLRNQSDTAQTWPHLELTINDEKDRPQIRRVFTPEEYLGKEVEIARGFAPRGEQQVRLYFEMHQIKASGYRVYLFYP, from the coding sequence ATGGCGTTAGCCACCAGATGCCCGCTGTGCGGGGCCATGTTCAAAGTCGCGCAGGATCAGTTGAAACTGCGCGCCGGTCTGGTGCGCTGCGGTGCCTGCCATCAAGTCTTTAACGGCATCGAAAATCTGGTGCGCCCGCAAGGCGCGGACAACACAGCGGCGCCGCCGCATTCTGCCGCCGCACCGGCGCCGGCGCCAGTTCCGGCGCCGCCCGCCAACCGCGCCGCGCCAGCGCTGGCCGCACCTGTCGCCAGCGACACGCCGGCCCAGGCGCCGGCGCAAATCAGCCAGGCGGTTTTACGCCAGCCGGACCCGCCGCATGCGGCGCCGCCGGCCCCGCCGCCCCCACCACCCCCGCTTCCTGCGCCTGCGCCCATTCCTGAACCGGCGCCCATTCCAGCGCCAATTCCAGCGCCCGCACCGCTTCCTGTGCCGACGCCAGCCCCGGCGCCTGTCAGCATGCCGGAACCTGCGCCCTCCCATGCGCCCGTGCCTGCGCCCGTGCAAGCGCCTGCGCCGCTTCCGGCGCCCGCCGCCGCGCCATCGCCAGCGGCGCCGATTGCTGCGCCGCCAACGCCATCCGCCGTCGCCGCAGCGCGGGTGGACGATTGGCCGGATCTGACGCCGCCGCAAACCATCACCCTGCATGCATTGCCGGATGAAGAGGGGGAGGAAGATTTCTTTGACAGCGCGCCGCCGCCAGCGGCGGATTGGCGCGGCCATCCGGAAATCCGCATCGAACCGCATCTGGATTTAAGCGATATGCTGCCCGCCAGCCCCGCTCCGGCGCTGTCTGAGGCCAGCGCAATCGAGCCGGAGCCTGAAGCGCGCGCCGCATCGGCGCAGGCAGAAGAGCAAACGCCGCCGCATTTTGCCGGGCATGCAGAACATGTCGCCACGCCGCCGGAAACGCCGGCCCCGGCAGTGTTTGCGGCAGCAGCGCATGATGCGCCGGCAGCGTCAGAGCAAGCGCCTGAGCAGGCCGACAGCAATGCAGAAGATGTGCCCGAATTCGTCAAGCGCGAACGGCGCGAGCAGCGCATGCAGCGTGTGTTGCACCCGCTGCTGGGTTTTGGCGTCGGTTTGCTCATCATCGGGGCCGCAGCGCAAGGCATTTACGCCGGACGCGCGCAATTGGCGGCACACCTGCCATTCACCCGCCCCTGGTTGGAGCAAGCCTGCCAGCATCTGGCTTGCAGCGTCGGGCTGCCGCACAATATCAAAGCGATCACGCTGGAAGCGGATGAGTTGCAAACCGTGCCGCCGCTGAAAAACAATTATGTCTTTTCCACCTTGCTGCGCAATCAAAGCGATACCGCGCAAACCTGGCCGCATCTGGAATTGACCATCAACGATGAAAAAGACCGGCCCCAGATCCGGCGCGTGTTCACTCCCGAAGAATATCTGGGCAAGGAAGTCGAGATTGCGCGCGGTTTTGCGCCGCGCGGCGAACAGCAAGTCCGCCTGTATTTTGAAATGCACCAGATCAAAGCATCCGGTTATCGCGTGTATTTGTTCTACCCCTGA
- a CDS encoding DUF167 domain-containing protein codes for MHGKHLRLAVQVAPNAKKSEVMEVLPDALKIRLQAPPIDGRANQELIRFLSEQLRLPKSAIQITHGAAARRKLLEIVRTPPDPAWLADCLGLPPP; via the coding sequence GTGCATGGCAAACACCTGCGCCTGGCGGTGCAGGTGGCGCCGAATGCGAAAAAATCGGAAGTGATGGAAGTCTTGCCGGATGCGCTCAAAATCCGTCTGCAGGCCCCGCCGATTGATGGCCGCGCCAATCAGGAATTGATCCGTTTTCTATCTGAACAATTGCGTTTGCCGAAAAGCGCGATTCAGATCACCCATGGCGCCGCAGCGCGCCGCAAATTGCTGGAAATTGTACGCACCCCGCCTGATCCGGCCTGGCTGGCGGATTGCCTTGGTTTGCCGCCGCCATAA
- a CDS encoding YggT family protein, producing MLLGILNIILSAVIGLLALVLLLRFWMQAVRIRPPAQLSQFTYQLSDWLVKPLRRVVPGFGGYDWASLLGAALLALATSALLSMLSGEFMPYPILVRGLLRLLNWIVYGLSGILLISVIFSWINPMAPLAPFFDALSRPMLRPIRRVLPPIANIDLSPMAALILLQIALLLLDELGQFLLRLPALL from the coding sequence GTGTTGCTGGGTATTCTGAATATCATCCTCTCCGCCGTGATCGGCCTGCTGGCGCTGGTGTTATTGCTGCGCTTTTGGATGCAGGCGGTGCGCATCCGGCCTCCTGCGCAATTGTCGCAATTCACGTATCAACTCTCTGATTGGCTGGTCAAACCTTTGCGCCGCGTGGTGCCCGGCTTTGGCGGCTATGACTGGGCCAGCTTGCTGGGCGCCGCCTTGCTGGCGTTGGCGACTTCCGCCCTGTTATCGATGTTGTCGGGCGAATTCATGCCGTATCCGATTCTGGTCCGGGGTTTGCTGCGTTTGCTGAATTGGATTGTGTATGGTTTGAGCGGGATTTTATTGATCAGCGTGATTTTTTCCTGGATCAATCCGATGGCCCCGCTGGCTCCATTTTTTGACGCACTGAGCCGCCCGATGTTGCGCCCGATCCGGCGCGTCTTGCCGCCGATTGCGAATATTGATCTGTCGCCGATGGCGGCTTTGATTTTGCTGCAAATCGCCTTGCTGTTATTGGATGAGCTGGGGCAGTTTTTGCTGCGTCTGCCGGCCTTGCTCTGA
- a CDS encoding DUF1801 domain-containing protein: MGALFILPQACAADAALATWLATRPAPWRELAQNCFAQLRACGPDVQECLHDGHATACVQMAAFAYVNVFSAHLNLGFFHGAHLPDPAALLCGSGKNMRHIKLKPGASCDTPALQELIAAAYADIHQRLRLQHSGAQPDVRHP; encoded by the coding sequence ATGGGCGCACTCTTCATCTTGCCGCAAGCCTGCGCGGCCGATGCCGCGCTGGCGACATGGCTGGCAACCCGTCCCGCCCCTTGGCGAGAACTTGCGCAAAACTGTTTTGCGCAGCTGCGCGCATGCGGCCCCGATGTGCAGGAATGTCTGCACGACGGCCACGCCACCGCATGCGTGCAAATGGCGGCGTTTGCGTATGTGAATGTGTTCAGCGCACACCTCAACCTCGGCTTTTTCCATGGCGCACATTTGCCGGATCCGGCGGCGCTGCTATGCGGCAGTGGAAAAAATATGCGCCATATCAAACTCAAACCCGGTGCGTCCTGTGATACGCCTGCGCTGCAGGAATTGATCGCCGCCGCATATGCCGATATCCACCAACGGCTGCGCCTTCAGCACAGCGGCGCGCAGCCTGATGTGCGTCACCCGTGA
- the ampD gene encoding 1,6-anhydro-N-acetylmuramyl-L-alanine amidase AmpD — protein MIPTEAWTLDAQGWLHGAQRLPSPFQDARAAGMQPELLVIHNISLPAGEFGGPHIAALFLGQLDSAAHASFASLQGLQVSAHFLITRKGQIQQFVGCQARAWHAGVSSWQGRAQCNHFSIGIELEGCDWLPFEEAQYRSLQQLSCALLAHYPQLRAIAGHQHIAPGRKTDPGPCFDWPRYRDSLQSAGWDRLRWSDQTG, from the coding sequence ATGATCCCGACTGAGGCCTGGACGCTGGATGCGCAAGGCTGGTTGCACGGCGCACAGCGCCTGCCCAGTCCGTTTCAGGATGCGCGCGCCGCCGGCATGCAGCCGGAATTGCTGGTGATCCACAATATCAGCTTGCCGGCGGGCGAATTCGGCGGCCCGCATATCGCTGCCTTATTTCTCGGCCAGCTCGACAGCGCCGCCCATGCTTCCTTCGCCAGTTTGCAGGGTTTGCAAGTCTCCGCCCATTTTTTGATTACCCGGAAGGGACAAATTCAGCAATTTGTCGGATGTCAGGCGCGCGCCTGGCATGCCGGCGTTTCCAGCTGGCAGGGACGCGCGCAATGCAATCATTTTTCTATCGGAATTGAGCTGGAAGGATGTGACTGGTTGCCGTTTGAGGAGGCGCAATATCGCAGTTTGCAACAACTCAGTTGCGCCTTGCTGGCGCATTACCCGCAGCTGCGCGCGATAGCCGGACATCAGCATATTGCGCCCGGACGCAAGACCGATCCGGGGCCGTGTTTTGATTGGCCCCGATATCGCGACAGTCTGCAAAGCGCCGGTTGGGATCGCTTGAGGTGGAGCGATCAGACCGGGTGA